A region of the Candidatus Methylomirabilis oxygeniifera genome:
GCAGCCACGATGACACAACGCTACCGTGCCGCCATACTTCTGCGATGTCAGCCGTATTGAGGTCATAACGGTACTCTTCAGGGAGGTCCAGTGAGAGCGCATTGCGCAGGATATCGAAGCCCTCCGCGAAGGCCTGCATCAGGCCGTACTCAATGCCGTTGTGGACCATTTTAACGAAATGACCGGCGCCCACCGGGCCACAGTGTAGGTAGCCATCCTCCGTCGTACCGCCAGACTGCTGGCGACCGGGGGTACGGGGAATATCGTCCGGCCCTGGTGCGAGCGTCTTGAAGATCGGCTTCAGTCGCTCGACCGCGCCCGCCTGGCCACCGATCATCAAGCAGTAGCCGCGCTCCAGACCCCAGATCCCGCCGCTGGTACCTACATCCACGTACTGGACACCTCTCGCCTGGAGTGCCTTCGCGCGGCGCACATCATCCTTGTAGTAGGAGTTGCCGCCGTCAATGATGATGTCGTCCGTCTCCATCCGCTGCGAGAGCGCCATGACGATCTGCTCCGTCGCCTCCCCTGCCGGCACCATCACCCATGCTGCCCGAGGTGTGGTGAGGGCGCGCACGAACTCGTCCAGCGACTTGGCAGCCGTCGCGCCCTCCTGCGCCAATGCCCTCACGCGGTCGGAATTCGCGTCGAATACGACGCACTCATGCCCGCCTCGCATCAGGCGGCGGACCATGTTCGCGCCCATCTTACCCAGACCAATCACCCCGAGCTGCATCGTGTGTGCTCCTCCCACAAAAAGAAGCGGTCAGCTATCAGCGTTCAGCACAATGCTTGTTGCAGCGCAGCGTGCAGCGTCGCCAGGGCGGCCCCCACATCCGGACCCAGATGCATCCGCAACGCCCGACGACTGCGCTCCGCTAAGACCTGAAAGTCACCGCGTGCCTGAGTTGCCTTGACCACGCCAAAGCTGTACTGGTATCCCGGGATAGGCAGGTCGAAGGCGTCACCGCAGGTGATCTGCAGGAAGACGCCGGTATTCGGTCCGCCCTTGTAAGCCTGGCCGGTCGAGTGCAGATAGCGCGGCCCAAAACCTACGCACGTCGCCACACGTTTATTGTCGCGGACAGCGTGACGCAGCAGTTGAAGCGCGCGTTCATGGGCTTCGTTCATCTCGATATAGGCCAGGAGGGCGAAGTAATCGCCAAGCCTGATCCGGCTCAGGTGCGCCCTGAGATACCCGACGAGCGACCGATCGGCTCCTGTGGCCTCCTCCAGTATCGCGGTGTTCCGCTCGTCACTGAACAGTGTGATACCGCTCTCCTGCAGGATCGGGGACTCTGGAGGGATTGTGCCTGTCTTCTCATATGCCGACGTCAAGGCCCGCGTCGCCACCTTGCTTGCTTCCACGTCAGGCTGATCGAAGGGGTTGATGCCGATGATGGACCCGGCTACTGCAGTCGCGATCTCCCACCGGAAGAACTCAGCCCCCAGGTCGTAGGGATCGGTTACGGCAATCCGGACCACAGGCTGGCCGGCCCGTTCGAGGGCATCCAGTACCGCATCCTGGCACGGAACCGGGGCAGAAATCATTCTGAGGTAGATAAACACGCGATCCGTGTCGTAGACCTCTGGAGGACCCAGCGGCTCACGATCGACGGGGATCAGTCCCTTCCCCGCTTTCCCGGTCGATTCGGCGAGCAGTTGCTCGATCCAGGCGCCGAGGTGCCGAATACCGGGCGAGGCGATGAGAGTCACCTTGTCGCGGCCAGCACGGGCAAGGACGCCGAGGATGGTGCCCAGGACGACGCCGGGGTTCTCCTCGGCCGGGACACACGAGGCGCAGGCGTGCGCCATCTCCTCGGCGCGGTCCAGCAGCTTCAACACGTCTACTCCCATGATCGCCGCCGGAACCAGGCCGAAATCGGAGAGGGCTGAGTATCGGCCACCGATGCTCGAGAGACCATAGCAGATGTGACGAAAACGAAGGCGCTCAGCGAGTTGCTGTAACGTCGAGCCTGGGTCAGTAATGGCGATAAACCGGCTCCCGGCCTCGTCGATACCGATGACCTGTCCCACGCGTTCAAAGAAATACTGCGTGAAGATGTTCGACTCCAGGGTGGTGCCAGACTTGCTCGATACGATGAAGAGGGTGTTGGCCATATTTACTTGCGCCTCGAAGGCCCTGACCTGAGCAGGGTCGGTCGAGTCCAGCACGTAAAGCTTAGGGTAGCCGTTCTGTCTACCGAACGTCCTGGCCACCACCTCGGGACAAAGGCTGGAGCCCCCCATCCCCAGAAGCAGCGCATCCGAGAACCCTGCGGATCTCACCTCTTCGGCGATGGTCCGCAGGCGGAGGCATGTCGCCTGCTGGTCCTTGGTGATCCGCAGCCAGCCCAGCCACTCCCCTTCATCCGTCCCCGTCCAAAGGGTGGCGTCGCGCGTCCATAATCTTTCAACCTTACCCTCTGTACGCCAGGCTTCGAGCGACGTCCGGATAGAGGCGGCGAGCTTGTCGGGTAGGGCGACGGTCTGTCGGCTGAGCAACGATCGCAAGGGTGTCATCGTCTCGTCCTGTATCTGAACGCTGAGAGTAGCATCTGTTGGTGTGTGGTCGTTCCGGATTGTTACTCATCTTACTCGCAGTTGGGATGCGGATCAAGGCCAGGTCGCCGTCTTCGTTTCCCCTTGACATCCCTACGAGGGTCAACTTAGCATAGGTGGGACGGCATGGGGTCCTCCTCTTATCCCCTCCGCCACCGCGTTCCTGCGTAGTTGTCGGAAGAAGGCGATGGGGTTCGTCTGGCGATCCATGCAGGTTCGGGACATCAGGCATCTCAGCACACAGAGAAACTGTACAATAGTGAGTCTGCTCACCGTTGAGTACGGCGGGCAACACGTATGCAACCAGCGCACACAAAGGAGAAGCAATAATGAAATTTCTGCGTAAAATGTTCAGTGGGCAACAGATGGCTGCGGAGGCGAGCAGTGAACAGTCCGAAGAGCCAACGGAAGTCGGGCCACGACAGGTGCAAGGTGTGCTGATTCTTACTCGTCAACCCCTGAGTGATTCGTGGGGATTGCTGGAGCAGATCACCGCCTTGCAACAGTCCAAAGGTTACCGTATTTCTCTGAATTGCATCTCGAAAGCGGCTATTACTGACAAGCTTGACGATGAAGCGTTTCTTCACGAAAAGATTCGAAAGGAGTTCGCTAAAATCGGCGGTGAGGACCTTATCGCACGAACCAAGATGTACCCCTGCCAGGCGTCTGGTGGCAACACCGGTATTTATTGCGTCATCTTTGACCGTCCTGAGTGAGGGTATGCTGCACGTAACGCTCGCGTCGCCGGACGCGGGACCCGGATGGCCGGCACGCCTGTCAGACGGGCGGTCAACCCGTGGCACTGTGCTGCGCGGCCGACGCATCTTCGCAGTCAACACGTCCTATCCGAATATTTCTTGAAGAATCGTCGAACGTTTCGAATCACGGCGTGTCTAAGCAATAGTTCGTGCGGTGCGAACCTATCCGTTGTCTGCCGTGTACCGTATTGAAAAAGGAGAACAAGGTGTCCGACTCGTTTCATCGCGTTGTGAGCCTTGGATGTTTTATCGTGCTGTTCGCCGGATGTGTTGCAGTGGGTGAGGAGTTTCGGACGCCGACTGCTGAGATGATTAAGAACGGGGTGACCACGCGGGCTGAGCTGCTGCGGCTCTTTGGTTCACCGACTCAGGTCGGCATTGAGGATGGGAATCAGACCTGGACGTGGGTCTATGTGAGGGCGGGCAGCTTCAGCCGGAACCTGTCCAAGGAACTGCATGTCACATTTACCGATCGGGGGGTCGTCAAGTCGTACTCGTACACCTCGAGCTTACCGGAGGAGGTTGGACGAGACATCCGGTGAGGACGTGGAGAGGAGCGCAGAGGCGCGCAAAGCCGCCGGGAAATGATCTTGACCATGATAGATGGTGGTGGTATAAGCACAACTTAAGGGCCATGAGATGAATGTTGTAAGCCTCGTTGTGCAAGCGGGAGTGGTTGCTCAGGCGGTACTGCTCATTTTGCTGGGTTTTTCCCTGATGAGCTGGACGCTGATCTTTATGAAGTTCGGAGTGTTCCGGCGAGGCCGACGAGAATCGGCCCAGTTCCTCCACATCTTCCGATCGGCCAAGAACCTGACGACTGTTTTTGAAGAATCGAAGCGATTCACCAAAAGTCCCGTTGTGAGCGTGTTTCAGGAGGGGTATCGAGAGCTCAGTCAACTGGTAAAAGGCGGTCAAGGTCCGGCCGCACAGTGGCCGACCGCCAATGAGCCAAGATCCGCGGTCCCCGAGGCGCCCCTTCACAAGGAGCCGCTCGATCTTATCAGCCGGACCCTCCGCCATGCGAGCATGAAGGAGGTTGCGCAACAGGAACGCTATCTGATCTTTCTGGCGACAACGGGCAACGTCACACCGTTTGTCGGTCTTTTCGGAACCGTGTGGGGGATTATGAATGCCTTTGCAAGTATCGGTCAGGCGGGTTCAGCGAATCTGGGCGCTGTGGCGCCGGGGGTTGCGGAGGCCTTGATCACCACGGCGGCCGGACTGGGGGCGGCTATCCCGGCGGTAGTCGCGTATAACTATTTTCTGAATCGGGTCAGAAGGCAGGCGACTGAGATGGAATTATTCGGCCTGGAGTTTCTCACTCTGGCTGAACGGATTCTGGCGAGGAGCCGCTGACGGCGATGGCATCACCGGGTATAGGTTCCGACGAGCGACCCGGCGGCAGTGCGCTCTCCGAGATCAACATCACGCCGTTTGTCGATGTCGTCCTGGTCCTCCTCGTCATTTTCCTCATTACGGCGCCCATGATGCTCAGGGGGATTGATGTCAAAGTGCCTAAGACCGAGACCAAGAATGTCGGGCCCGAGGAACGGCTGATGCTGACGGTGACCAGGGAGAAAGCCGTCTACCTGGATGGTCAGCCCGTCACGCTTGTCCGGCTGGAGCGGGCTCTTGTGGGACTCCGGCAACGTAACGCGAAGGCGGCCGTGTTCCTTCGGGCCGATGAAGGGGTGTCCTATGGCGTTGTCGTCAAGGTGATGGATGCGGTGAAGAAGGCCGGAATCGAACGGTTGGGAATGGTTACCGAACCGATTCCACCCGTAGTGAAAGGACAGTAGCGTGGTGGTGGGAGCCATCGGACGGCGCCTTCCCGTGTCGGCAGTATCGTCTTCGTGCGGTCTCTCGTTCCTGCTTCACGGACTGTTGGCGGTTGCGGTGGTGTACGGCCCGCAGTGGCTTCACGGTAAGCCGTTCATAGCACCCCTCAACTATGAGGTGACGCTGATCTCCCCGGCTGAAGAGAACCGTGAGTTGAGGCGAGGTGCTGCGCTCCCGGCTCAGCCAAAGGTGGCGACCGCAGCGATCAGCGTGCCGGCCGGGTCGCGGGAACTCCTGACGCTCCCGTCGCTATCCAGAACCACCAGCCCCAAGGCTCAGACCGATGAGCTGACGTTGTCGGCCAAGCGCAGAGCGCCCACTCGTCTGCCTGTCGCGCCGCCGTTGACGACGCCTGGTCCTCCGAAGATCGTAGCCCCACTTGTGGCGTCTGTTCCTGTCGGTGCCCAGCCTGGAATCATGTCGCCGGTTGTAGATCCTGCGAAAGCGGGAGCCGGTCGAGATCCGGGTACGGTCGCAGAAACCGGGGTGACTGTGGGGAATACCGATCCGGCGTTGGCCTATTACTTCGTCTTGATTCAGGACAAAATTACCAGCAACTGGATGCCGCCAAAGATGAGTCCGGGAGCGATGGCCGGCGTCAGTGTCTCCCTGAGGATCCTTCGTTCCGGGCAGATTCGCAATCTGGCTGTCGGATCATCCTCTGGAGATCGTCTGCTTGACGACTCGGCCGTTCGCGCCATCAGTCTTTCGAGCCCACTGCCTCCGCTGCCTCCGCTGTATAAGGCCGAGGCGCTCTCGCTCGAGTTGCGTTTCACTTTTGTGGGAGAAAAGAGCTGATGCGATCGAATCGATACATGAGCATTCGCCGCGCGATCTTCGCCTTCGGTTTACTGGTTATCACAATACCCCCGCTGTCGGCCCTGTCCGCAGAAGAAAAATACACCGTAGACATTGTGCGAAAGGAGGCGCAGAAGATTACGATTGCGGTCGTCGGCTTCCCGTCGCTGAAGGCTATCTCCAAGGGCGAGGATCTCGGTGCACAGGCGGGCGCGATCCTGACCGATGATCTGAAAAACACGGGGATCTTCGATGTGATTGATCCGTCGTTCCTCCCGGTCGAAGCTGCCCAGGTCGGTTTTGGCCAGGAAAAGGGGCTGCTGCCGGCACTGAACTCTCTGAAGGTTCAGGCTGTCGTTGTCGGAAAACTCTCGTCGCGGGGCGACGAGCTTGTCGTGGAGGGTCAGCTCTTTGAGGTCACGAATGGCGAGATGCTGTCCGGTAAGCGGTACGCCGGAGATCCCCGGACCTTGCGGGCGATGGTGCATCGCCTGGCAGACGAGATCGTCTTTCGGCTGACTGGAGAAAAGGGGATCGCCTCCTCCAAGATCGCGTATGTCTCCTCCGTCAATGGCGCCAAAGAGATCTATGTCATGGATTATGACGCCTATAACCCACTCCTGATTACCGGCAATCATTCGATCAATCTTTCTCCGCGGTGGTCTCCAGACGGTAAGAAGATCGCCTACACCTCCTATCGTGATCACAATCCCGACCTCTTCGTCGTCGATCTGGAGACGGGGCGACGTCAGAAGATCTCGTCCAACCCCGGACTCAATGTGGCCCCGGCGTGGTCTCCGAATGGGAAATGGCTGGTCTTCTCGATGAGTAGCGGGACGGGCACCAACCTCTTTCTCATCCGGCCGGATGCGACCGGTCTCCGTCAACTGACGCAGGGGCCGCACATCGACATCTCTCCCTCCTTCGCTCCCAACGGGCGACAGATCGTATTTAGTTCGGATCGTGGCGGCACACCCCAGATCTATCTGATGGATGTCGAAGGGACCAATATCCGGCGCTTGACCTTCGGGGTCGGCGATTACAGTGTGTCGCCTCGATGGTCTCCGCGTGGCGACAAAATCACCTTTGTGGGTAGAACGCGCGGGAGCTTCGATATCTTCCTGATCAATCCAGACGGGACGGGATTGACGCAGTTGACGTCGAATTCGCGCAATAATGAGGAGCCGTCGTGGTCGGCTGACGGGCGGCATCTTCTCTTTACCTCGACGCGGAACGGACATCGGCATCTGTACGTGATGAAGGCCGACGGATCGGATCAGCGGCAATTGACCAAGAACGGACAGGAAAACTACCTCGCAGACTGGTCGCCGTCGGCGGGGGTAGGCAGTGCCTTTCAAAGGATACCGTAGAGGTATGACCGGGCTATCGGCGGGATGATGCAGAAGGGATTCTTGGTGAGCACAATGGGAGGGAATACGAGATGAGGTGGACGCAGCGAATAGGGATCGGTTCAACGATGACAGTGGCCGTTATGGCGTTATTTCTGACCGGTTGTCCGAAGAGGCCGGATGTTGTCGAGACTGTTCCAAGACCGAGTGCGCAACAGGGCGAGGTCGGCAGGCCGGTGCCTCCGCCGGCGCCAAAAGTCGCCGCTCCTGAGGAGAAATTCCCCGCTGAGGTCGCAGTCCAGCCGCCGGACACTAGGCCGACTGCTGAGACCGGCGCGGTTCCGGAGGCCAAGATTGCTGAAGCGGAGGTCGGACAGGAGGCGGCGGCAGCGGTGCAGGCGAGAGAGCTGAAGGATATCTACTTCGATTTCGATCAATCCGCCATTCGAGATGATTCCAAGAAGCTGATGGATGAGAACGTCGAATGGTTCAGACAACACTCTGCGGCCAGGGTCACGATTGAAGGTCATAGTGACGAGCGCGGTTCCAGCGAGTACAATCTTGCACTTGGCGAGCGGCGGGCCAGGGCCGCACGCGATTACCTGGTGGCTGCGGGGATCGCGGCAAATCGGATCGGTACCATCAGTTTTGGGAAGGAGCGCCCATTTGTTTCAGGGCACGACGAATCGACCTGGAGGTGGAATCGACGGGCCCATTTTGTCCCCGTTGCGAAATAACGACGCAAGGCAGGCAGATAGGCTGAAGACTGAAAGGAGCAGGGGACTGAACCTAGAGGTCTTCAGCCTTCGGCCTAAACCCCTGATGGCTGGGTGCTGATTGCTGAACGCTCTTTTCGAAGGAAAGGGATGAGACGTTATTCTCCGTTAGTGACTGCGTTGATCCTTAGTGCGCTGACCATGGGGTGCGAGGGGGATCTGCCCTTGCGCATGGTTCAGCGGGATGTAGACGTCATGAGGAGTGAGGTCGCAGCCGTCGCCAGGACCGGCGAGGGGACCAGGACGGCTGTCGAAGAGCGGATCAGGAGGACTGAGGAACGCCTGGAAAAGAGTGACCGTACCCTGGTTACTCTGGAAGAGAAGTTGAGGAAGTTGGAGTCGGATATTAAGAGCCAATCCGCAAAGACAGCCCAGGAGCGACAGGAAAGGCAGGCGTTCCTTCAGTCTCAGGCTGCGCTCAGCGTGAAGCTGGACGAGTTGACCACGGGGGTACGGCTGGCTCAGGGACAAACCGAAGGGATGGGCCACGGCATTACGGAGGTGAATAGGCGCGTTGATGAGTTTGGGCGTCGGATCGATCAGATCGGGCAGCGACTGAACGGGTCCGACAAGCAGGTCAGCCAGGCCGCCGGCGCCGCGCAGGAGGCGGCAGCCGTGGCCAGGCAGGCGACGGCTGTCTCTCAGCAGACCGCGCAGCAAGTGACGGCGGCCCTTCAACAAATGGCCCATCAGACAAACGTGGCGATCGAGCAGGTCAACGCAACCGCGCAACTCGCCCTGGCCGAGGCCAGAAAAACGACCAAGGGAAAGCCGACCACGGGCGCTGCTGGCTCGTCTCGTACTGAGATGCAGGCCCCGTTCCCGGTGGTGACCCCGATTACGGCGCCCCCTCCGGTTCCGTCCGCACCGACTGCTACGGCTCCAACTCAGTCGGTTGCGCCTCCTCCGCCCGCCGTCCGGACAGCCGAGTCGCCTCCACGCCCGATTCCGGCTGCGAAGCCGGCGATCAGGACGGAGAGCGCCGGCGAGCTATACAGAAATGCCCTGAACGACTATGCGAAAGGCGATTACGAGTTAGCGATCAGCGGTTTCCGAAGTCAGATTGAGCTCTATCCCAACTCCAGCCTCCTGCCGAACGCCCGGTACTGGCTCGGAGAGTCATATTACAGCCAGAAGCAGTACGACCAGGCGGTCACGGAGTTTGCGGTGCTCGTGAAGCAGCATCCGGAGCACCCAAAGGCGGCGAGCGCTCTGCTCAAGCAGGGGTTTGCGCACCTGGAGATGGGGGACAAGCCCAAAGGGCGAACGGTACTCGATCGCCTGCTGAAGCAGTTCCCAAAGTCGCAGGAGTCCAGATGGGCGAAGGAGCGGCTGAGTCAAATCAAGTAAGGCGAGGGAGAGTGTGTAGGGTTCGGCATGGCATTTCGTCAGAGCCGACCGTCTCCAAAGACGGAGCCTTACGAACGATCATTGCCCTCAAAGCCCTTGGCGGAGTTCTGTTCTTGCTGATCGGCCTTGGTGTCTTTGCCCTGGTCAATCGCGACGTTGCCGTTCTGGCGGAGGAACTGGCGGATTCGCTGGGTATCGATTCGGACAATCATTATCTTCTGCGGTCGCTCGAGTGGCTCATCGGCATTTCTCCGAAGCAGATCATTGCCGTAGGGTTTGTGACCCTCCTCTACTCAACTCTTCTACTGACCATGGCTTGGGGACTTCATCTGGGGCGGGTATGGGCCGACTGGCTGACGATCGGCGCGACGGGGCTCTTTATTCCTGTTGAACTGTACGAAGTGGTCCGGTCGCTCCGCCTCACCTATTCAGTCGTGCTCGCGATCAACATCTTTATCGTGTGGTATCTCATTCGCCGCCGCATCCGGTCATTATCGTTGTAACGGACCACGGCACAGTGCGTGTCTCGCCCGCCTTGCCTATCATCGTTCTGTACGTTTCCCGCCACACCATCTATTCCCGACAGTGGGTGTAACTTTATTTGTCTATGCGTTCGACGACGAGGTCGCCCATTTGTGCCGTACCAACGAGCGTCGTGAGTCCCGGTTGCCGGATATCGGGTGTTCGATACCCGGCTTCGAGTACTCGGCTTACCGCGGCGTCAACGGCGGCTGCCGCCGGCTCGTGGTGGAGCGTATGACGCAGGAGCATTGCGGCGGATAGGATAGTCGCGAGGGGATTCGCCTTGTCCTGGCCGGCGATGTCTGGGGCGGAGCCATGGATCGGTTCGTACAGACCGGGTCCGTCTCCCAGGCTGGCTGACGGCAGCATGCCGATAGAGCCGACGAGCATGGCGGCCTCGTCGCTCAGGATATCTCCGAAGGTATTTTCGGTCAGCACGACATCGAAGCGTCGAGGATCGCGGATGAGTTGCATTGAACAGTTATCCACCAGCATGTGGTCCAACTCGACATCCGGGAACTCCCCGGCCGTTTCGGCGACCACGCGACGCCAGAGTTGGGAGCTGGCCAACACATTGACCTTATCGACGGACGTCAGTCGCTTCCGACGCTGCGCGGCGATCTGAAATCCGATCTTGGCGATCCGCTCGATCTCATGGGTGGTGTAGCTCAGCGTATCGATACCTTGCTCCCCTTTGCCGTCCGGGGCCGGACCTATCCCCTTCGGTTCGCCGAAGTAGAGGCCGCCGGTCAGTTCCCTGAGGACGAGCAGATCAACCCCCTCGATGATCTCGCGCTTCAGAGGCGAGGCATCAATGAGGGGGGCGAACAGTTTCACCGGTCTGAGGTTCGCGTACAGCCCCAACTCCTTGCGGAGTCGGAGCAGGCCCCGCTCCGGCCGGCAATCGACCGGCAGGCTGTCCCACTTCGGGCCACCAACCGCGCCGAAGAGGATCGCATCGGCGGCGCGACACAGGCTCCAGGTCTCCGGTGGAAGCGGGGTTCCGCATCGGTCGATAGCCGCGCCTCCGACCACCCCCTCTTCGAACGTTAGGGAAATGTCGAAGAGCACGCCGATCTGCCGTAAGACCTTCACTGCCTCCCGGACGATCTCCGGTCCTACCCCGTCTCCGGGTAATACAGCAATTCGAGCCATGAATCCTCCCAGATAGACACCACCTACACCCGCGGTCCGTTCTGTAAGAGCTTTCATGACTAGCATGGCGAGAGTGAGAGGTCAAGGGCAAAGGACTACTGTTGGGCCGGCTGTGCTATACTAATCCCGTGAAAATCCTTTCTGCAGAGTTCGTCACAAGCGTCTCATCGCTTGCCCAACTCCCACGTGAGCCACGCGCGGAGATTGCAGTCGTCGGCCGCTCCAATGTCGGCAAGTCGTCGCTGATCAACTGCCTGTTGCGTCGCCGTGGACTTGCTCGTGTCAGTGGCGTACCGGGCCGTACACAGTTGCTGAACTTTTTCCTGATCAATCGGGATTTCTATCTGGTTGACCTGCCTGGGTACGGCTACGCAAAAGTCCCTGATTCGATTCGGCTGGCGTGGGGACCGCTGATCGAAGGGTATCTGGCCTCGGATCGAGACCTTAGAGTGGTCATTGTACTTATCGATGCGCGACAAGGGGTTACGGAGAAGGACTTGCAGATGAAAGGGTTGTTGGACAATTTCTCCATCAACTGGATACCGGTTCTGACCAAGATCGATAAGCTCCGACGGACAGCCCGCCAGGCGCATATTCGCGATGCCGTAGACGCTTTAGGCTTACGCGATCCCCGGGCGATTATCCCATTTTCCGCGAAGTCCGAGGAAGGCCGGGAGTCGTTATTGGCCGTCATCGGTGACTACGCGCAAACACGACCTCTTTCGATGGGTTCGGCGTTGACTCCGACCTCCGGACCTGCTAGGCTCGGAAAAGCCGTAACGGATCGGTCATAGTAGCCGGACCGTGCGGGAGCGCATGAAGAACTGAATGAGCGTGAAATGAGTAGAGCGGGACGAGTGCGATACTATCTGTATGGATTGTTGGGGTTGGCCATATTCGCTCAGGGGTGCGTGGCCGCGCAGAGGGTTGGGCATGAGCCTGCAATACGGCGTGGTGTACCCGTCGGTACCGGCGTGTCTGCGATCGAAGCGGTCGAAAAGGCAACAGACAAGGCTGAGGCCTACTACCGATTTATGAGAAGCCTGCTGGCAGAGCAAGCCGGAGATCATCACGCCGCGATCACGTGGCAAAAGGCGGCACTACAGGTTGACCATCGATCTGTCGTCATGCACAATCACCTGGCCTCTCTGCATATGAAGCGGGGCGACGTTCGAGGCGCGATAAATGCGGGAGAGGATGCGCTTGCCCTGGATTCGAAGAACCTTCATGCTCACCTGCTGTTGGCTGCCGTCTATCAGAGCCTGCATAACCTGTCGGTGGCCGAACGATATTTCCGCAATGCGCTCGACCTGGACCCCGTCCGGACCGAGACGTACGTGCAGCTTGCAGCCCTTTATAGGGAGGCCAGAAAAGCGCAGGAGGCAATCGCAGTGTACCGGCAAGCGCTGGACGTCGATCCCGGCTCGCTGGTGATCCGTTACAATCTGGGGCGGCTTTACCTGGAGGAGGGGCAGTCGGAGCAGGCAAGCCATATCTTTCGAGAGATCCTGGAGCGCGACTCAGCGTTTGATCCCGCGTTGACGGCGCTTGGGATGAGCCTCGAGGCGCAGGGAAAATTGGATGAGGCCAGGACGATGTATCAGCGCGCGCTCGTTGATGATCCCAGGAACGGCGAGATTCGGGAGCGCCTGGCCCAGTTGCTCTTGAGGCAGAAAGAGCTGGACGCCGCCCTTATCGAGTATCGACGGCTGCTTGATCAAGAGCCGAACAACAGCTCGTTCAAACTGCGAATTGGATTCATTTACTATGAAAAGCGGATGTATGGAGAGGCTATTCAAGCCTTTCGGGATATCCTCCGAGAGGAATCGGGCAACCATGAGGTCCGGTACTATCTGGGCCTGACCCTTGAGGATGAGAGGCGCCACGATGAGGCCCTCGACGAGCTGGCACAGATTCCCAAGGACAGTCCGCGCTATCCGGACGCGCTCTTCCATCGCGGGTACATCCTCAGCCAGAAGGAACGGTATGTCGAGGCCGGCGATCTGCTTTCCATCGCGGGATCCCTGAGGCCGAACGAGGGCGTCATTCCGTATCTGTTGGGTCTGATCTATTTCCAGCAAAAGAGCTATCCGC
Encoded here:
- a CDS encoding putative 6-phosphogluconate dehydrogenase (gnd-like) (Evidence 3 : Function proposed based on presence of conserved amino acid motif, structural feature or limited homology; Product type pe : putative enzyme), with amino-acid sequence MQLGVIGLGKMGANMVRRLMRGGHECVVFDANSDRVRALAQEGATAAKSLDEFVRALTTPRAAWVMVPAGEATEQIVMALSQRMETDDIIIDGGNSYYKDDVRRAKALQARGVQYVDVGTSGGIWGLERGYCLMIGGQAGAVERLKPIFKTLAPGPDDIPRTPGRQQSGGTTEDGYLHCGPVGAGHFVKMVHNGIEYGLMQAFAEGFDILRNALSLDLPEEYRYDLNTADIAEVWRHGSVVSSWLLDLTATALAEDPTLSNYTGFVQDSGEGRWTIMAAIEEAVPADVLSASLYARFRSRQEHTFAEKLLSAMRQKFGGHVERPAGG
- a CDS encoding putative bifunctional: transaldolase (tal-like) (N-terminal), Glucose-6-phosphate isomerase (pgi-like) (C-terminal) (fragment) (Evidence 3 : Function proposed based on presence of conserved amino acid motif, structural feature or limited homology); translation: MTPLRSLLSRQTVALPDKLAASIRTSLEAWRTEGKVERLWTRDATLWTGTDEGEWLGWLRITKDQQATCLRLRTIAEEVRSAGFSDALLLGMGGSSLCPEVVARTFGRQNGYPKLYVLDSTDPAQVRAFEAQVNMANTLFIVSSKSGTTLESNIFTQYFFERVGQVIGIDEAGSRFIAITDPGSTLQQLAERLRFRHICYGLSSIGGRYSALSDFGLVPAAIMGVDVLKLLDRAEEMAHACASCVPAEENPGVVLGTILGVLARAGRDKVTLIASPGIRHLGAWIEQLLAESTGKAGKGLIPVDREPLGPPEVYDTDRVFIYLRMISAPVPCQDAVLDALERAGQPVVRIAVTDPYDLGAEFFRWEIATAVAGSIIGINPFDQPDVEASKVATRALTSAYEKTGTIPPESPILQESGITLFSDERNTAILEEATGADRSLVGYLRAHLSRIRLGDYFALLAYIEMNEAHERALQLLRHAVRDNKRVATCVGFGPRYLHSTGQAYKGGPNTGVFLQITCGDAFDLPIPGYQYSFGVVKATQARGDFQVLAERSRRALRMHLGPDVGAALATLHAALQQALC
- a CDS encoding protein of unknown function (Evidence 5 : No homology to any previously reported sequences): MCALVAYVLPAVLNGEQTHYCTVSLCAEMPDVPNLHGSPDEPHRLLPTTTQERGGGGDKRRTPCRPTYAKLTLVGMSRGNEDGDLALIRIPTASKMSNNPERPHTNRCYSQRSDTGRDDDTLAIVAQPTDRRPTRQARRLYPDVARSLAYRG
- a CDS encoding protein of unknown function (Evidence 5 : No homology to any previously reported sequences), with the translated sequence MLTAKMRRPRSTVPRVDRPSDRRAGHPGPASGDASVTCSIPSLRTVKDDAINTGVATRRLAGVHLGSCDKVLTADFSELLSNLFVKKRFIVKLVSNSRFRDAIQRNTVTFGLLQGGDLLQQSPRITQGLTSKNQHTLHLSWPDFRWLFGLFTARLRSHLLPTEHFTQKFHYCFSFVCAGCIRVARRTQR
- a CDS encoding protein of unknown function (Evidence 5 : No homology to any previously reported sequences), producing the protein MKFLRKMFSGQQMAAEASSEQSEEPTEVGPRQVQGVLILTRQPLSDSWGLLEQITALQQSKGYRISLNCISKAAITDKLDDEAFLHEKIRKEFAKIGGEDLIARTKMYPCQASGGNTGIYCVIFDRPE
- a CDS encoding protein of unknown function (Evidence 5 : No homology to any previously reported sequences): MAGTPVRRAVNPWHCAARPTHLRSQHVLSEYFLKNRRTFRITACLSNSSCGANLSVVCRVPY
- a CDS encoding conserved exported protein of unknown function (Evidence 4 : Homologs of previously reported genes of unknown function) — protein: MSDSFHRVVSLGCFIVLFAGCVAVGEEFRTPTAEMIKNGVTTRAELLRLFGSPTQVGIEDGNQTWTWVYVRAGSFSRNLSKELHVTFTDRGVVKSYSYTSSLPEEVGRDIR